Genomic DNA from Aerosakkonema funiforme FACHB-1375:
CCCTAGCAATTGTGAAACTTAGACAGGAATATTGCCTATCTATACAAAAATATTACACATGGCTACGGAGATAGAGCGCAAATTTTTAGTTAATGGTGACAAATGGCGAACCCTTGGGACTGGTATTATTTATTGCCAAGGTTACATTCGCACCACAAACGAAACCACTGTTCGCATTCGTATTGTAGGCGAGCGGGGCTACTTAACCATTAAGGGTTTGACTGTTGGTACTTCTAGACCTGAGTTTGAGTACCCCATCCCGATCGAAGATGCCCGAGAAATGCTCAATACTTTGTGCGAGCGTCCTTTGATTGAGAAAATTAGGTTCAGAATTGAGCAGGGTGGTTTAATTTGGGAAGTAGATGAATTCTTAGGTGAAAATCAAGGCTTAATTATAGCCGAAGTTGAATTAACTGATGAAAACCAAGTGATTGAATTACCAGATTGGATTGGAGCGGAAGTGTCAAACGAGCCGAGATACTTCAATGCTAATTTAGCTAAGTATCCATTTAACAAGTGGACAACTTAAATAAATTTACCAAATTAAATAGCCTGACAAACAGTTTTGATTGTTTGTCTCAACCAGGAATTAGCAAGGTCTTTATCGACTAGCTTACTCCACAGTAATGAAACAGTCCAAGGCTCTGTTTCTAAGGGAACTTCAAATATTTGTAAAGGACATAAAGAGATAAAACTTTTGGCTAAACGAGAAGGAATTGCTGCAACTAGATTGCTTTTTGA
This window encodes:
- a CDS encoding CYTH domain-containing protein; translation: MATEIERKFLVNGDKWRTLGTGIIYCQGYIRTTNETTVRIRIVGERGYLTIKGLTVGTSRPEFEYPIPIEDAREMLNTLCERPLIEKIRFRIEQGGLIWEVDEFLGENQGLIIAEVELTDENQVIELPDWIGAEVSNEPRYFNANLAKYPFNKWTT